CGAAGGGGTGGCGCCGCTGATCGTCGCCCAGATCGGCGAGAAGATCCGCGAACTGCGCGATTCCGGCGTCTCGATCATCATGGCCGAACAGAATCTCGATTTCGTCCTTGCGCTCAGCGATCGCTGCTACGTTCTCGAGAAGGGGGCCGTGGTCTATCACGGCACCGCCGCGGAACTGCGCCAGAACGAGGAGATCCAGAACCGCCACCTGCACATCTGACGGCCCCGCGGCCCGGCAATCGCCCGGGTGCGGGCGGTGCCGGCCCGCTAGCAAAGACCCAGCCCATGGAAGAGTCATGACCGATCTGCCGGCCTCGATTGCCGCATTGTTCGACGAGGAAACTGCGGCTCCGCCGCCTGCCGGATGGTATCCCCTGACCTATGGTGCCGGCTTTCACCAGATGTTGGGCCCGGTCTATGGCGGGCGGCGCAATGGCCGCATCCTGATCGGATTTCGCTGTCTGAAGCGCCATCTCAATCCGCTCGGCATCTGCCACGGCGGCGTCACGGCATCCTTCTGCGACTATCAGGGCCTCTGTGCGCAGAAGGAACTGCAATACAGATCCTTCCTCGTGCCCACGGTTTCGCTTG
This window of the Paracoccus sp. N5 genome carries:
- a CDS encoding PaaI family thioesterase, whose product is MTDLPASIAALFDEETAAPPPAGWYPLTYGAGFHQMLGPVYGGRRNGRILIGFRCLKRHLNPLGICHGGVTASFCDYQGLCAQKELQYRSFLVPTVSLAIEYLAAIPYGAWVEGQGDMVSNAGNMAFSHFTGRVGTETVFQSRGVFMIRPIPDAVGLELLRNIEAGGIDAASD